GACCAGGCGGGCAAGCAGGTCACTGGATCTTAAACAGCTTTTTAATCGGTCTGCGATGTGCTGCAGAAATTGATCTCCTGCCTTATGGCCTAAACTTTCGTTAATCTGGTTGAAATAATCAAGGTCTATGAGTACCATGGCAAATTTTTTTCCATACCGCCCTGCGTATTCGACCTCTGATTTGAGTGCCTTTAAAAAAAACTGCCGGTTGGGCAGCCGTGTCAAGGTGTCATGGTAAGCTAAAAACCAGGCCTTTTCCTCTGCCTTTTTTCTGTCAATGCCCAATGCAATTTTATCTGAGATTGAGGCAATGGCATTCAGCTCAGCCGTTTCAAGCCGTTGTCTCGAAAACATTGTCACAACCCCAACGGTTCGATTGCCCACAATCAGGGGGTGGCCGGCAAATGCCGTTATTTTTTCTTTTTTTAGCCACGTTTGATTGTCGATATCGAGGGTTTCAATAATTGAATTGGAAAGAACGGCTTGCTTATCTTTGACAATTTTTTCAGCGATTAAATGTCCTGGGCAAATAATGCAGCACTCACCGTCAAGACGGGTAAACATCCCGTTATATGCGATGACTTCAAGTTGATTGTTTTCGTCATTTAGAATCCAGATTCGGGCAAATGCAGTATCAAGATAATGGACAATTGCATCGCAGCATTTGCCGGCCATTTCATTCACATCCGTTCCTTTGACCAGAATTGATCCTATTTCTGCAGCCATCATGGCATGCCGGGTCCTCTCCTGTATCTTTTTTTCAAGAAAAAGGTTCTGGTCAAGGATTTGGTCATGGTACTCTTTTATTTTCAGGCCGTTAGTGATTCTTGTGACCAATTCAGCCTTTTCAATGGGTTTATTGAGCAAGTCTGCCGCGCCCATGCTCAGGGCTTTGAGTTTCAATTTTGAGTCAAGCATTCCGGTGAGCATTATCACTGGAATGGATTTTGTCTTTTCACCGGCTTTAAGCGTTTTCAGCATCTCAAACCCATCTTTTTCAGGCATCAGAATATCACAGATCACCAGGTCTATTTTTTTGTTTCCAAGAAAGTTAATCCCTTCATCAACACTCTGGGCGATATGGAATTCCCAGTTGGTGGTATATTGGCGTAATATTCGTTTTAAACTTGCCAGAATTTTTGGATCATCATCAACGAAAAGGATATTCTTCATAGAATTGGGTTTCCGTATCAAAAAGTTAGGTTGAAGGCACATCTTAAAGTGAACGATGCATACTTTACAAAATTTGAGATTAATGTCATATTTTCCATACCGTTTGTGTAAAATTCGTTTGAATAATCAGTAATCAGTTTTCTAGAGGCGCCCCAATTGAATAAGACAAAAGCAGGATTTCTAAAACGATTTGGAAAGATTCGGGATTTGCCTTCTTTGCCGGTAATTGTAACAAAAGTAAATGAAATGCTCAATGATCCAAACACAACAAATGATTCTTTATCCCGGGCGATTGAAAAGGATCAAGCCATTGTGTTTAAAATGCTTCAGCTGGTAAATTCCGCTTTTTTCGGATTGAGAGAGAAAATTTCAAGCACCAATGAAGCTGCCATTATTTTGGGGTTCGACGCCATACGAAATATAGTCCTGTCACTTTCAACCTTCAATATTTTGGACCATCTGTTTGAGAAAAAATCAAATATGCATTTCAATGTTGACCGTTTCTGGCGGCATTCAATCAGCGTTGCGGTTCTAAGCAAATATATGGCAGAGCAGACTGGGGTTGGCGATCCGGAAAAATGCTTTGTCTGCGGATTACTCCATGATATGGGAAAATTGATGCTGGCCCATTATTTCCCCGATGATTTTATTGAGGTGATCGAACATGCCCGTGAGAATGGCCTGATGTATCTGGAGGCAGAAAAAAAAGTACTGCCGGCTTGTCACCCTGAAGTCGGATATTTTTTCATAAAAAAGTGGGACCTTCCACCGCATCTGGCCAATATAATCTATTCGCATCATGCCGTTCAGCCCGGCGCGGCCTTCTTTGATGAAACTATGATTGTAAATATGGCGGATGGAGTCATTAACAGTTATTATCCTGATTTTTTGAACAACAATACATCCCCGGGAAATATTAAATATGCATATTTTGATCCCCACGCCAGAAAGCGGTTCAATGTCTGGATTGAATCGGCCGATAAATGGTTTCCCAAAGTCGAGACTTTGATCGACGATGCATGGGCGTTTTTCCTATAACGGCCATGGGCCGACCTGACATATCAACTGCCAGGCATAAGCCCACAACAAAGGTTGAAAGATCTGCGTAACTTACCCAGACTTTCTAATAAATAGCCACCATGGACGAAGTGAAATTCTTATATCAATATTTTAAATGGGATGGAACATCTGTCGATGAATAGTACGCCAAAACACACGATACTTTGTGTTGATGATGAACAACAAATTCTTGCTGCGTTAAAGCGTTTGCTGCGAAAAGAAAATTTTGATCTGTTGACTGCAAAAAATGGCGAAGAAGGATTAAAGATCATGGCATCCAGGGATATTCATCTGGTTATTTCAGATCATCGAATGCCCGAAATGTCAGGCATTTCATTTCTGTCCAAGGTTCGGGAAACTTATCCGGATACCATAAGAATCCTTTTGACCGGGTACACTGAAATCGATTCCATTAAAGCATCGATAAATGAGGGCCATGTTTACAAATTCCTTTTAAAACCATGGAACGATGACGATCTGAAGCAGGAGATCAGAAAAGCCCTTGAACGATATGACCTTATTCAGTCAAATCAGTCCCTCCATCTCATGCTGGCTGCAAAGAATAAGGAACTGGAACAAATCAATAAAGATTTAGAAAAAATTATCAGGCAGCGAACAAGGGAACTTGAACTCCAGAACCAGGCCCTTGAACTGACGCGGGTACTTTTTCGGGGACTTCCTGTGGCAGCCATGGGCGTGAGCTATGACCAGACAATTATATTAATCAACCGTCAGGCTGAAAAATTAAAGATAAACGACCGCATGATCAGTGTGGGAAATTCTCTGACGGATTATCTTTCCAAAGATGTGATGAAAAAAATGTCACCTGTGCTTGAATCACAAACCAATCGGGTTACGTTCGATATGACCATAGAGAATCAGACCTACATCGCTACCTTGTCTGCTTTGACAGGACGGTTTTTAGGTAAAGGGTTTATTCTGTGTCTTCGGGAACGGGGAGCGTAATGGTGAAGGTGGTTCCTTTGCCTTTTTCACTTTTAACGCTAATGGTTCCGCAATGTTGCTGAATAATGTTATACGCGATGTTCATACCTAATCCCGTTCCTTTGCCCACTTCCTTTGTGGTGAAAAAAGGGTCAAAAATTTTAGATATATTTTGGGGGTCAATGCCGCAGCCGGTATCTGAAATTGTAAGAAATACGTTGTTGTTTTTCTGCCATGTCTTGATTCTGATTTCACCTTTTTCTTCAATGGCCTGGGCTGCATTTACCAGTATGTTCAAAAAAACCTGATTAAGCTGCTGGGGGATGCCCTTGATCAAGGGCAACTTACCTAAATCTTTATACACGGTTGTTTTATATTTTAATTCATTGGCCGCCACATTCAGTGTGGTTTCAATACCGGCATTGATATCAACGGTTTCAATATCCTTTTTACCGGGATGGGCAAAATCCTTTAGATCTATAACGATTTTTTTGATCCGCTCCAGTCCGTCAATGCAGTCTTTTATGAGCTCATCCATATCTTCCTGAAGAAAGTCAATGTCAATTTCTTGTGCATATTCATGTGCTGCTTCGGTTATTTTTTTCAATTTTTCAGGGAGACTGATATCACCCAGATTTTTGATCAGCGTTTGATCCAGTTCAATGAGCTTTCGAATATCGGACAGGTACTCTTCCAGGGAGTTCAGGTTACTGGTGACGTATCCTACCGGATTGTTAATTTCGTGGGCGATGCCGGCAGCAAGCTGTCCAATGGAGGCCAGCTTATCGGTTTGGGTTAACTGGATCAAAAGGTCCGATTTTTCTTCCTCCATCTCCTTTCTCCGGGTAATATCCAGAAGTGAGGTGATAAAATAACGTCCCCTGGGGCTGTTTTCCTGGATTACGGAAGACATGGAGCACCAGATTACGCTGCCGTCACATTTTTGAAATCGTACTTCCAGATCGCGGACTCTTCCTGTATCAATTTGTTTTAAAAAAATGTCCCGGTCTTCTTTATTATAGTAGAATGACTGAATGGGGATGCCGGAAAGATCCTCCACTGAACTGTAACCCAATATATTGAGACCTTCAGGGTTCACATTTATTATTTCACCTTTCACTGAAGTCAAAACGATGCCGATGGGCAGCGTATCCGTCAACGTTTTGAAGTTTTCTTCCAGACTGACCCCCGCTTTGCTCTGATTGTCCGGATGGTTTGCTTGCGTAAAACTTAGAAATTGGTCTGAAGTTTTCTTTTCCATTGTTTCTCCGATAGTCAATTTTTTTGGGATAGGGAAACTGTATGAATGTTTTTAGTCTAAAAAAAAAAGCGTTCGGATTCAAATTATTTTTTTTAATGACAACTTTACGCAAACTTGACCAATTAAGAACTACACTTAAACTTCAATAAAAATTTATAGCGTTGTTTAGGATGGACATACTTTTTTATAAATGGCTGTTTTTACCATGAATGAGTCAAAAAAATTTTTCTTGACTATGCTCGCTGACGCATTATATAACCCTCTCCTAAGA
This window of the uncultured Desulfobacter sp. genome carries:
- a CDS encoding EAL domain-containing protein, which encodes MKNILFVDDDPKILASLKRILRQYTTNWEFHIAQSVDEGINFLGNKKIDLVICDILMPEKDGFEMLKTLKAGEKTKSIPVIMLTGMLDSKLKLKALSMGAADLLNKPIEKAELVTRITNGLKIKEYHDQILDQNLFLEKKIQERTRHAMMAAEIGSILVKGTDVNEMAGKCCDAIVHYLDTAFARIWILNDENNQLEVIAYNGMFTRLDGECCIICPGHLIAEKIVKDKQAVLSNSIIETLDIDNQTWLKKEKITAFAGHPLIVGNRTVGVVTMFSRQRLETAELNAIASISDKIALGIDRKKAEEKAWFLAYHDTLTRLPNRQFFLKALKSEVEYAGRYGKKFAMVLIDLDYFNQINESLGHKAGDQFLQHIADRLKSCLRSSDLLARLVSKETPIARMGGDEFIILLQNTNDIFEIGQACQRLLDEFNHPVYFEKKEVFISASIGAAVFPEDGRNPDVLLKNTETALYDAKKKGAGGFSFYSESMNQASTKLFEMGNNLRKAITNKQFLLYFQPKVRLQGKKIVGAEALIRWEMESGEFIPPSEFIPIAEKNGMIVPIGEWVLDAACKSCRTIQRAGRTKEHIAVNVSALQLNQSDLVEKVAMILEQNKISAESIELEITETIIMSNPEKAIENLKQLKQIGFTIALDDFGTGYSSLAYLQRLPIDYVKIDISFIRQILVSPNDAVMVKTIIDMAHNLGLQVVAEGVEEEEQTKLLEKLGCDIVQGFLFGRPMPEQQLLQLLNQNA
- a CDS encoding response regulator, yielding MNSTPKHTILCVDDEQQILAALKRLLRKENFDLLTAKNGEEGLKIMASRDIHLVISDHRMPEMSGISFLSKVRETYPDTIRILLTGYTEIDSIKASINEGHVYKFLLKPWNDDDLKQEIRKALERYDLIQSNQSLHLMLAAKNKELEQINKDLEKIIRQRTRELELQNQALELTRVLFRGLPVAAMGVSYDQTIILINRQAEKLKINDRMISVGNSLTDYLSKDVMKKMSPVLESQTNRVTFDMTIENQTYIATLSALTGRFLGKGFILCLRERGA
- a CDS encoding HDOD domain-containing protein, with the protein product MNKTKAGFLKRFGKIRDLPSLPVIVTKVNEMLNDPNTTNDSLSRAIEKDQAIVFKMLQLVNSAFFGLREKISSTNEAAIILGFDAIRNIVLSLSTFNILDHLFEKKSNMHFNVDRFWRHSISVAVLSKYMAEQTGVGDPEKCFVCGLLHDMGKLMLAHYFPDDFIEVIEHARENGLMYLEAEKKVLPACHPEVGYFFIKKWDLPPHLANIIYSHHAVQPGAAFFDETMIVNMADGVINSYYPDFLNNNTSPGNIKYAYFDPHARKRFNVWIESADKWFPKVETLIDDAWAFFL
- a CDS encoding ATP-binding protein, with product MEKKTSDQFLSFTQANHPDNQSKAGVSLEENFKTLTDTLPIGIVLTSVKGEIINVNPEGLNILGYSSVEDLSGIPIQSFYYNKEDRDIFLKQIDTGRVRDLEVRFQKCDGSVIWCSMSSVIQENSPRGRYFITSLLDITRRKEMEEEKSDLLIQLTQTDKLASIGQLAAGIAHEINNPVGYVTSNLNSLEEYLSDIRKLIELDQTLIKNLGDISLPEKLKKITEAAHEYAQEIDIDFLQEDMDELIKDCIDGLERIKKIVIDLKDFAHPGKKDIETVDINAGIETTLNVAANELKYKTTVYKDLGKLPLIKGIPQQLNQVFLNILVNAAQAIEEKGEIRIKTWQKNNNVFLTISDTGCGIDPQNISKIFDPFFTTKEVGKGTGLGMNIAYNIIQQHCGTISVKSEKGKGTTFTITLPVPEDTE